In Tripterygium wilfordii isolate XIE 37 chromosome 17, ASM1340144v1, whole genome shotgun sequence, the genomic window TGATTATGCACTGGCAGAAATTCCGGAGGTGCAGAGGGGAATGAAGCTGATACTCTATCTCTGCCTCTCGGATGGCTTTGATACCTTTCCAACACTTCTTTGTGCAGATGGATGTAGCATGATTGACAGAAGGATGGTGAGTTTTCCTTTTAACACTTTTCCAGAATCTGATGTAAAGGTTGAGCTTTGTTTTTCATGACCATTTGCCAGTACATTGACTTCAATAATTGCCCTTACTGAATTCTGGTTTCTAAGTTCAACTTTTACTGGAGCAGGGAATATATGGATACCCAATTGAAATTCAGGCACTCTTCTATTTCGCACTTCGGTGTGCTCGGCATATGCTAAAGGAAGAGCGCGAGAAGGAGTTGCTCAGACGAATTGATAAGCGAATCACAGTTCTCAGCTATCACATCCAGAAGTACTACTGGCTGGATTTCACACAGTTAAATAATATATACCGCTACAAGACAGAGGAGTATTCCCATACTGCTGTCAACAAGTTTAATGTCATCCCAGAGTCAATCCCCGACTGGGTCTTTGATTTCATGCCTTTGCGAGGAGGATATTTGATAGGCAATGTCAGTCCAGCTCGCATGGACTTTCGATGGTTCTTGCTTGGCAACTGTATTGCTATTTTGGGTTCTCTTGTGAGTGTGGGACAAGCAACAGCAATCATGGATCTGATTGAGGCGCGTTGGGAGGACTTGATAGGGGAGATGCCTTTGAAGATCAGTTACCCAGCTCTAGAAGGACATGAGTGGAGGATTGTCACTGGATTTGATCCCAAGAACACACGGTGGAGTTACCATAATGGTGGATCTTGGCCAGGTTAGTGTCATGAGCACCATGGAATAGTACTATCATCTTGATTTCCCTAGTGCACTTTCTTCGCAATTTCCTAATGTATAAAAAGGAAGTTTGCATGCATAGTGCTAAAGCTTTTTATGTTACAATGCTATGTACGTAGTAAAATATCTTGGATTTGGTCTCACTCAATAAACCATCACTGCGTCTAGATCCAGTTTATAAATTAGCAGGGTCACTCTGTAGTGCTCCCATAATCTTAGTAAGCTTAATGAGTTTAGCTGAATATCATATCAATCTTTAAATATCTTCAATCTTCCCAAAGAATCTTGGGGCAAAGGTTCTTTGACTGATAAATGTTTAGTCTTTTTctcttgtttcttgtttcttttgacTTCAAATTTTTAGATAAGTAACAGAATTCAAATAGAAGAATAACTaggcaacaaaagaaaaacatgccTAATAATCCATTGCTTCCTGAATTGGTTGGTGGCTTTAAATAGAGATCTACACTGACAGTGACTGACCTCTGAGATAAAATGATATCCAATTTTGAGGATACCTTTGAGGGGAAAGATGGTGTGTGAACATTCTTAAAGACTTCAATTGATTCTGATTGAATAGGAGGAATTACAATATCCAGTAATGCATTATCTGGCTGAAACAGATCTAGTATATTAAAGCTTCATaatgtatttttgttttgtggaTTACGTAGAAGCAAATGCTTGACATGTGGTTGGTGTGTGGTCTGTGCAGTTCTGATATGGTTACTCACAGCAGCATGTATCAAGACTGGTAGGCCTCAAATCGCGAAACGAGCAATAGACTTGGTGGAGCAGCGCCTCTCCAAAGATGGGTGGCCAGAATACTATGATGGAAAAACCGGGCGTTATGTTGGGAAGCAGGCAAGGAAGTATCAGACCTGGTCCATCTCTGGCTATTTGGTAGCTAAAATGATGATAGAGAACCCCTCCTACCTACCAATGATCTCATTTGAAGAGGTAGCCAAGCCAAGGCACACCCGCGCTGCTTCGTTTTGAGAGGAAACATACTGATACAGAGTTAAGGGGAGAGCTGATGAAATTGCAGTAGCTGGAAACTGTTTAGAAACAAACATGGTAATTGGCCACATTTTATCCCAATAATACTA contains:
- the LOC119983027 gene encoding alkaline/neutral invertase CINV2-like, translated to MTSFLFAKYLKVFVRDFVPSGLACLMKALAETEATKRTALVEPVKNFLLKTLHLQGWEKTIDNFTLGEGVLPASFKVFFDSCRKKDILVADFGGSAIGRVAPVDSGFWWIILLRAYTKSTHDYALAEIPEVQRGMKLILYLCLSDGFDTFPTLLCADGCSMIDRRMGIYGYPIEIQALFYFALRCARHMLKEEREKELLRRIDKRITVLSYHIQKYYWLDFTQLNNIYRYKTEEYSHTAVNKFNVIPESIPDWVFDFMPLRGGYLIGNVSPARMDFRWFLLGNCIAILGSLVSVGQATAIMDLIEARWEDLIGEMPLKISYPALEGHEWRIVTGFDPKNTRWSYHNGGSWPVLIWLLTAACIKTGRPQIAKRAIDLVEQRLSKDGWPEYYDGKTGRYVGKQARKYQTWSISGYLVAKMMIENPSYLPMISFEEVAKPRHTRAASF